One part of the Phycisphaeraceae bacterium genome encodes these proteins:
- a CDS encoding HD domain-containing protein, with protein sequence MPSSVSRRFIKELAPAERIEGAFSIANAQLGRTKQDKPFLKCLIGDRTGQLPGRMWSIEPAQFKRLPTDGFVYLEAETQPYQGELQLIIQAIDPIDPTPEQLRELMPCAARPVEEMFGELKALLGTLAHPAAVALAKAYLDDEHLMDAFKRAPAAKSMHHAYLGGLLEHTLNLVRLADVVCPLYPKINRDVVMLGLFLHDLGKTRELVYDRTFGYSDRGELIGHIVEGAIMLHDKAQQVMRTQGIRLPPSLVMVLQHIILSHHGVPEFGAAKIPSTPEAIMVSMLDNVDAKTTIALAAARPDMDAAYAGELGGNFTERQWALDTKLFRPDPLGA encoded by the coding sequence ATGCCGAGCAGCGTTTCCCGCCGATTCATCAAGGAACTCGCCCCGGCCGAGCGCATCGAGGGGGCGTTTTCGATCGCCAACGCGCAGCTGGGGCGGACCAAGCAGGACAAGCCGTTCCTCAAGTGCCTGATCGGGGACCGGACCGGTCAGCTCCCCGGGCGGATGTGGTCGATCGAGCCGGCGCAGTTCAAGCGGCTGCCGACTGATGGGTTCGTGTATCTCGAGGCCGAGACGCAGCCGTACCAGGGGGAGCTGCAGCTGATCATCCAGGCGATCGACCCGATCGACCCGACGCCGGAGCAGTTGCGAGAGTTGATGCCGTGCGCCGCAAGGCCGGTGGAAGAGATGTTCGGCGAGCTGAAGGCCCTGCTGGGCACGCTGGCCCATCCCGCCGCCGTCGCGCTTGCGAAGGCGTACTTGGACGACGAGCACCTGATGGACGCGTTCAAGCGGGCGCCCGCCGCGAAGTCGATGCACCACGCCTACCTCGGCGGGCTGCTGGAGCACACGCTGAACCTGGTCAGGCTGGCGGACGTGGTGTGCCCGCTGTACCCGAAGATCAACCGCGATGTGGTGATGCTCGGGCTGTTCCTGCACGACCTGGGGAAGACTCGCGAACTGGTGTACGACCGCACGTTCGGCTACTCGGACCGCGGGGAACTGATCGGCCACATCGTCGAAGGGGCGATCATGCTGCACGACAAGGCGCAGCAGGTCATGCGGACGCAGGGGATCCGGCTGCCGCCGTCACTGGTGATGGTGCTGCAGCACATCATCCTCTCGCACCACGGGGTGCCCGAGTTCGGCGCGGCGAAGATCCCGTCGACGCCCGAGGCGATCATGGTTTCGATGCTGGACAACGTCGATGCGAAGACCACCATCGCGCTCGCGGCGGCGCGGCCCGACATGGACGCCGCGTACGCCGGCGAACTGGGCGGGAACTTCACCGAGCGTCAGTGGGCACTGGACACCAAGCTGTTCCGCCCGGACCCGCTGGGCGCCTGA
- a CDS encoding RlmE family RNA methyltransferase encodes MAQRRQLHDRYFKQAKAEGYRARSAFKLKQIDERRHLIRRGDRVLDLGCAPGAWLQVASELVGPDGLVVGLDLQEIDEALPPNVRAARGDVFKIPYEQYLAMAGGEPFDVVLSDMAPNTEGGGGGSSDHFRSINLCRRVLELVPAVLKDRGHLAMKVFEGEAYPELLRDTTRLFRDTKGFKPDASRDVSREMYIVAKSFRGGPSDLGAAPGADKGATG; translated from the coding sequence ATGGCCCAGCGCCGCCAACTCCACGACCGCTACTTCAAGCAGGCCAAGGCCGAAGGGTACCGCGCGCGCTCCGCCTTCAAGCTCAAGCAGATCGACGAGCGACGCCATCTCATCCGGCGGGGCGATCGGGTCCTGGATCTGGGTTGTGCGCCGGGCGCCTGGCTGCAGGTCGCTTCCGAACTGGTGGGCCCGGATGGCCTGGTCGTCGGCCTCGACCTCCAGGAGATCGACGAGGCGCTGCCCCCGAACGTCCGCGCCGCCCGCGGCGATGTCTTCAAGATCCCCTACGAGCAGTACCTCGCCATGGCCGGCGGCGAACCGTTCGACGTCGTCCTCAGCGACATGGCCCCGAACACCGAGGGTGGCGGCGGCGGGAGCAGCGACCATTTCCGATCGATCAACCTCTGCCGACGCGTGCTCGAACTGGTTCCCGCAGTGCTCAAGGACCGCGGCCACCTTGCCATGAAGGTCTTCGAGGGGGAGGCTTACCCGGAACTGCTCCGGGACACCACCCGGCTCTTCCGCGACACGAAGGGGTTCAAGCCCGACGCCAGCCGCGACGTCTCCCGTGAGATGTACATCGTCGCCAAGAGCTTCCGGGGAGGTCCCTCGGATCTCGGCGCCGCCCCCGGCGCGGACAAGGGAGCCACGGGGTGA